ATGCGATATACCGGTGTGTCAGCAAATCTTATGTCTTTAGGAGGATTAGCTATCGCGATCGGTATGATCGTCGATGCAAATATTGTTGTCGGGGAAAACATTTACCGGCATTTATCAGAGGAAGATTCAGGAAAAGATAAAATCACCGTATGTATTGAGTCAGTTAAAGAAGTCGCCCGACCGGTATTATTTTCTATACTGATCATTATTTTGGTTTTTGTGCCTTTGTTCAGTTTACAGTCGATAGAAGGCAAGATGTTTAAGCCGCTTGCACTAACAATAATGTTTGCGATGATAGGTGCTCTCTTTGTTTCACTCACGATTACCCCGGTACTTTGTTCTTTACTTATAAAGCAGAGACGTACAACAAAAAAAGTACATTCTGGAATGCGTGTTATAAGAAAAATATATCTCGCTTTATTAGATGTGGCATTAAGACATAAAGTGACAACGGTCTCAATAGCTGCTCTTGCATTAATTGCTTCTATTATTGGTTTTAGATATGTGGGCTCAGAGTTTCTTCCTTATCTTGATGAAGGTGCTATCGCAATGAACGTTGTAAAGTATCCTACCGCTTCACTTGAAGAATCAAAAAGAATAGGCACAATAATCGAACAGAACTTATTAACATTTCCTGAAGTAAAGACGGTGGTAACAAAAACCGGTACAGCTGAAATCGCTGAAGATCCTATGGGTCCGGAACAGAATGATATTTTTATCATGCTTAAACCGCGATCACACTGGAAAGCAAAAAACAAAATGGAATTAATAGAACGCATTAGCGACAAGTTAAGTGTGATACCTGGATTAAAACTCAATTTTACCCAACCCATAGCTTTGAGGGTGAACGAGCTGATATCCGGTATTAAGTCTGATGTAGCGATTAAAGTATTCGGATATGATCTCAATATCCTTAAAGAAGAAGCTGAAGAAATAGAACACATTGTCGCCGGTATTGATGGCGCAAAAGATGTAAAGGTAGAACAGATTTCAGGCTTTTTACAATTAGATATAGATATCGACCGTAACGCCGTTGCCCGATACGGTATAAATGTCGATGATATTAATGAGATTGTAGAAAAAGCCGTTGGCGGAAAAACTGCCGGGATAGTGTACGAAAATGACAGGAGATTTAATATTTTTGTAAGATATCCAATCGAAAGCCGAAGAGATGAGAAGGCAATAGGAAATATTTTAATACCTGCACCTATTGGGCAGAATATTCCTTTAGCCCAACTTGCAAAGATACATATTAACGAAGTACCCGCGCAGATCAGCCGTGAAGCAAATATGCGACGCATTGTCGTTGAATGTAATGTGAGAGGTAGAGACATAGGGAGCTTTGTACGTGAGGCAAGAACAAAAATTGACAAGATTGAGAAAAATCTTCCACCAAATTATTTCATAAACTGGGGAGGACAATTTGAAAATCAGGAAAGAGCAATGAAAACACTTTCTGTTGTCGTGCCTGTGGTTATCTTAATGATATTTGTCATGCTTTTTACTGCGTTTGGTTCTGTTCGTCCGGCACTGTTAGTAATATTAAATCTACCTTTTGCTTTAGTAGGAGGGATATTTTTAGTTCTTCTCTTGAAAGTGACTTTAAGTGTATCTGCGGTGGTGGGCTTTATTGCTCTTTTTGGTATCGCGGTTGAAAACGGTATTGTTTTAGTAACATTCTTTTCACAGTTAAGAAAAAAAGGATTAGAGTTGAATGAAGCTATCCGTAAAGGATGTGAATTGCGCTTGAGACCTTTACTCTTAACTACTCTAACAACTATATTTGGATTAATACCATTATTATGGGCAACAGGTTCAGGAGCAGAGATACAAAAGCCTTTAGCGATCGTTGTTTTAGGAGGACTTATT
This portion of the Candidatus Ancaeobacter aquaticus genome encodes:
- a CDS encoding CusA/CzcA family heavy metal efflux RND transporter: MDRFIQFVLKQRLLVIMCLVGLLVWGVYSWYKIPIDAFPDVTNVQVMVLTNAEGLAPAEVERLITYPIEIEMNGLPNVKLIRSLSKYGLSQVVIVFEDSVDIYFARQLIFERLSNAKKNLPVGYEPELGPVSTGLGEILQYTLKTDDASVDLTELRTIQDWVIKPQLRSVPGVTEINSFGGFVKQYQVVVDPKRLLKYQISVNEVYESLQNNNASAPANFIVKGGEQIVTRSEGLINSDNVEENITSIGNIVITTREHVPIYLKDIADIQIGHEVRQGVVTRDAKGETVCGMVIMLKDSNARSVVDRVKSKIYEIQKRLPKGVTLDVFYDRMELIESCVGTISKALLQGGFLVILVLFLFIGNLRLSAIVCLSIPLTALICFILMRYTGVSANLMSLGGLAIAIGMIVDANIVVGENIYRHLSEEDSGKDKITVCIESVKEVARPVLFSILIIILVFVPLFSLQSIEGKMFKPLALTIMFAMIGALFVSLTITPVLCSLLIKQRRTTKKVHSGMRVIRKIYLALLDVALRHKVTTVSIAALALIASIIGFRYVGSEFLPYLDEGAIAMNVVKYPTASLEESKRIGTIIEQNLLTFPEVKTVVTKTGTAEIAEDPMGPEQNDIFIMLKPRSHWKAKNKMELIERISDKLSVIPGLKLNFTQPIALRVNELISGIKSDVAIKVFGYDLNILKEEAEEIEHIVAGIDGAKDVKVEQISGFLQLDIDIDRNAVARYGINVDDINEIVEKAVGGKTAGIVYENDRRFNIFVRYPIESRRDEKAIGNILIPAPIGQNIPLAQLAKIHINEVPAQISREANMRRIVVECNVRGRDIGSFVREARTKIDKIEKNLPPNYFINWGGQFENQERAMKTLSVVVPVVILMIFVMLFTAFGSVRPALLVILNLPFALVGGIFLVLLLKVTLSVSAVVGFIALFGIAVENGIVLVTFFSQLRKKGLELNEAIRKGCELRLRPLLLTTLTTIFGLIPLLWATGSGAEIQKPLAIVVLGGLISSWFLTLIVLPCLYEWMESKTSLRE